DNA from Branchiostoma lanceolatum isolate klBraLanc5 chromosome 9, klBraLanc5.hap2, whole genome shotgun sequence:
tcttgtattagccaacgaaagggtatgtcatccCGCAAGTTTTATCACGTCGACAGATGATGATTGTCTCATTAGTTTATTGAGAAATCATGATAACGTAGACTAATTCAAACTCTAGCCAGAATCCTAGCTACTCATAAAAGCTGTCATAAAATCTATTAATTCTTTTCGGTTGGATGCGGTTTTCTAACAGTTGACTGCACCTTACTTTAAACTAACGCCGTGATCTTGTCCCCACGACAGGTAAAGGTGCTGGTGATGATGAGAAACCCAAAGGACTCCGCGGTGTCATATTACAACTTCAACAAGAGGCTTGCTCCGCTAATGAGCATGGGAGATCCCCCAGCCTGGGAGGACTACGCTCAGGCCTTTGTGGGTGGAAGAGGTAAGTGATAAACCAATCTGAACGACACAAACTGATGTCGTtatgggtgtgtgtgtgggggggggggtgtctttaCACACAAACTGCCGCGTCATCGCGCACTTTCGAACGCCATTCTCCGGACCCGGCCGGGGAAGGCAGGTGTTTGATTGCAATCTTACTGATTTCCGACAGATAAGTACGAAATAAGCCAGTTTTCTCCGaattctatgcaaatgaggaatggGAATAGCTATCGACATTGTATAGCGATATGTGGAAACGTTTGACGACATGAACACTGACAATGAAACATGTGCTTTAGCTTTTAGCTTGTTCGCTATGAATTGAAAAAAGCAACTTAGAATAAGTCCTCTTGCTCATGAACAATTGCAATAAGAACGATGTTTTTTTGATCGCCTCCTTACCTATTTTATAGTCATGCCTTATTGCTACAGTGAAATACGGAAACTACTGTGACCACTTGTTGGGCTGGTGGCAGATGCGGGACGACCCCCACTTTCTCATCCTGAAGTATGAAGACAtgaaaaaggtacatgtatagtctACAACGACAGTATACGTGTATGCCTTCTATCCCTTACGCCATAAGACAAGTTGGCGCGAGCGTTGTTAAAGATTTATGTACTTTGCTTTTTCCTTAATCCTTTGTTGATTTATTGCCTTTCCtttgttgatatttttcttaTCACGGTGGTCCCACGGAAAACTGCAACTGTCTTgctaaagaaaaaaactgtaactACCTTTCTAGAACAGAAACCAAAAGGTTGCCAGCAACGTATTTTTGTTAATGTTATCAATCCAATCTAACCGCCAAAGACCATTCCATCAACGTTAGACAATAGTGCAATGAAAACCCACTGGACAGCAAAAACAAGGTATAGTGTCAGGATTTCAACCATTGATACAACACGAAGAGAAGACACCCACGTTGCGAATTCTAGATACAGTCTTTTGGTATTCCTGTTCTATATTCCGTCTCGTTCATTTCAGATATAAGACTTTGCAGAAATGTGACGTTGGGATTTAGTCGACCGTGCccagaataaacaaacaagtaaacaattgTGTCTGGAAGTCTATAATGCCCTCCGTCTGACATAGAAAATTCGTTTCCTGGAAGtcttggatacttggatacttggatactttatttcctccattagctacatacatagtatgaagctactcttcctggagcCTTTTATTTGTGTTGTATGAAACATTCAAACCGCTTTACTGTACCAAGTTGGTGAGCTTCCATTCTGATGTCTAATGTTTTTGTGTACCCTCAGGACCTCCTGAGCTCTGTGAAGACTATCGCGACCTTCCTTGAGATCGCCTTAGATGAAGCCACCATCGCTGCCATAGCAGAGGAATCAACATTTAACAGGATGAAGGAATACTTTGGCAGATCAAAGTGGCCAACAAAAAGGATCATTCATAGAAAAGGTTTGTGTTAAATGATAAACTATTGCCAGTTGTAGAAACTTCAATTCAAGGGACGATCTATCCACATAAAAATTCAGGCCCTcgtacatatttttttctgctaTT
Protein-coding regions in this window:
- the LOC136441681 gene encoding sulfotransferase 1B1-like; this translates as MAVRSREFWAYKETHFPPNVTKEALEALPDFQIRDDDIVVASYPKTGSNWLLGIVCKLLRSAGKTEESAESLLTGPMEMTLPTAEHAGYVTLAAKPSPRIVKTHVPIRFAPRGVSKPQNQVKVLVMMRNPKDSAVSYYNFNKRLAPLMSMGDPPAWEDYAQAFVGGRVKYGNYCDHLLGWWQMRDDPHFLILKYEDMKKDLLSSVKTIATFLEIALDEATIAAIAEESTFNRMKEYFGRSKWPTKRIIHRKGLC